The genomic DNA TTTCTAAGATACCAGATTTTTTCTTTTTTTCCCCACTCTTTTTGGAAGAGAGCCTTAATTATATTTCATTCTAGAAAAATTATATTTAAATAACAAATGTTATTTAATTTTCTCAAAAATAGTTAACATTCCTACTATTGCAAATGGAAACACTATATAATATGTTCCCCATAAAAAATAAGTGTTATATATAATAAATAATATCATTAAACGTTTACCTAATATTTTATCATTTATGCCGTATTTATCTTTCAAATCAAACATTACGCATAATGTAGAAATAAAAATTATCATCAGACCTATAAGATTTTTTGTAGACACTGAATGTTCTATAATTTTTATTACTATTGCCCACGATATTACCAGGAAAATTAATTTAATTAATCTATATTGATTTTTTCTATTCATTTTTTTCTCAATACGTTTAGAAATATTTGGTTTTATGAATAATCTTATTAGTTCAGTAATAAAAATAAGTACTACTATAAAATGTTTCCAGATAAGAAAATATGTAATGCTAAAAAAAACAATAAGATAGAAAAAATTTATTATATTACTTTTTTGATTATATTTACTTTTTATCAAAGAAAAAATAATATAAGAAAAAATTAACAATACAGAAGATATTAAATAATTTACTGTATTTTGTCTTATTATAAAATTATCTGATATCTTTGATAATAATAAAAATATATAAGGATATAATCCTAATATTATTGTAATAACTATTTTTTTAGCCATTCTACAACATCAACTCCTATAGCTCCTTGAATTGCTCCTATAGCAATACCGGGTACTATACCAGGTCCCCCACTAGCAGCTACTCCCCAAAGACCACCAACTATAGCACCGGCTGCTGCGCCGTATGCAGTTTCTTTCCATCCTTCAATACCTTTTTGGTTAAATTCTTCAATTTTTTGAGCATTTTTTTGTTGAAGTTTTTCCCAAGCTTCTGAACCTGTAACGTATCTTCCTTGATTAACATGTCCATACCCACTAACATTTCCTTCATAAATAGCATCCATTCTAATGCCCATAAGGCCACCTCCTGTGAAAAGTTTACTTTAATTGATATAATAAATTTCTAAATTCAATATCTTTTGAAAAATATCTAATGCCATTTATATAAAGATCAATGTAATAAATTCCGTTTAATATTGGTAATGGTACTTCTACATTATTATTAGTTTTTACTGTATAAAAACTAATATCTTTTATAAGTTTATTTGATAAAGTTGAAATTGGAATCTTTTTCAATGTATTAAATTTATTATCTTTTTGTATAAGGATGAAATTAGAAACATATGGAGCATCAATCAAATACATACAAAAAACCCCTTTTTAAATTAAAATTATACTAAATCTTCATTTTAAAATTTTATTCACAAGTATTATATAAAAAAAAAAAGAAAAGTCAATACAAATAGAAAATTTTACCTCATATTTCCAAACAACTAAATTGATAATTAATATATCAGATGATCAAATAATTTTGAAGTATTTGAATTTAAAAAATACTATAAAAAAGACGGAGAATTAAAAGAGAGTGCAGAACTTGGAATGAAACAAATAGAAGAAAAGAAATATGAAGAAAAAGTAAAGAGTTATGGAATAGGAAAAGTAATAAAGGTTGCTATTGCTTTTGATAAAAAAATGTGGAAATAATAATAAAATAAAAAATCGTCTGCAAAAAAATGCAGACGATTTTTTATTATGAATATGCTATTGAATCAAACAGTCTATGGCCGGGTAGCGTAAATACTATAACTTTTTTATATCTAAATTTTACTTAAACAATATACAAAAATTACATAAAAATTGAATTTGTAACTTTTTTGAAACTTTTAATTCCGATAAAAATGGTAGAATTTGAGTAGGAATAAAATTAAAATCATTACAAAAAAGAAGGAGAAACAATGAAATTATATATAATCGAATCCAAAAATACGAATGTTTATTATAACTTAGCTATTGAAGAATACTTAATAAACAATACCAACAACAATATTTTTATTTTCTTTTGGAAAAGCAAGAATTCTTTGGTTATAGGAAAACATCAAAACCCTTGGAAAGAAATTAATTTTAATTTTGAATTGGTAAAAAATGGAGAAATCAAAATTGCCAGAAGAATTTCTGGTGGAGGAACTGTTTTTCATGATTTGGGAAATTTAAATTATTCCTTTGTTTCGCCAAAGAATTATTTAAATAGCCAGGAAATATTTGAAATTATAATAAAAACACTTAAAAATATGGATATAGATGTGGAAAAAAATTATAAAAACGACCTGATATATAAAGATTACAAATTTTCAGGTAGTGCTTTTTCAATAAAAAAAGATAAATTTTTACATCATGGAACATTATTAATTAATTCAAATCTTGAATTAATTAATGAAACTCTGGGAAAAAACGAGAAAATCAAAACAAAAGCAACAGAATCTAAACCTTCTAAAGTAATAAATCTTAAAGAAATTAATTATTGTATAAATGAAGAAATGATAAAAAACAATATTATAAGAGAAACATCAAAATATCTAAAATTGTCTGGCATTAAAATTGCTACAAAATATTTTAGAGATGAAAGTTTAATGGAAAAGCATAAATCATGGGAATGGATATATGGAAATACACCTAAATTTATTTTTAAATTTGAAGATAATGAATTTAATGTTGAAAATGGTTATATAACATATATTAATTCAAAAAAATTAAAAAATCCAATGAAATTTGATTTGATGAATTTTGAAAATTTAAATT from Marinitoga hydrogenitolerans DSM 16785 includes the following:
- a CDS encoding lipoate--protein ligase family protein, encoding MKLYIIESKNTNVYYNLAIEEYLINNTNNNIFIFFWKSKNSLVIGKHQNPWKEINFNFELVKNGEIKIARRISGGGTVFHDLGNLNYSFVSPKNYLNSQEIFEIIIKTLKNMDIDVEKNYKNDLIYKDYKFSGSAFSIKKDKFLHHGTLLINSNLELINETLGKNEKIKTKATESKPSKVINLKEINYCINEEMIKNNIIRETSKYLKLSGIKIATKYFRDESLMEKHKSWEWIYGNTPKFIFKFEDNEFNVENGYITYINSKKLKNPMKFDLMNFENLNYQKV